One part of the Arabidopsis thaliana chromosome 1 sequence genome encodes these proteins:
- a CDS encoding Plant thionin family protein (Plant thionin family protein; LOCATED IN: endomembrane system; BEST Arabidopsis thaliana protein match is: Plant thionin family protein (TAIR:AT1G34815.1); Has 72 Blast hits to 72 proteins in 2 species: Archae - 0; Bacteria - 0; Metazoa - 0; Fungi - 0; Plants - 72; Viruses - 0; Other Eukaryotes - 0 (source: NCBI BLink).) codes for MGIQTCSVLIIVIILTMMFSAHIAQSNSITMCVKHCAQNECLKAAKKTTPEICDEACKKICNNQLFSDEKWFVPSPKGSSRICRWAPKYCQF; via the coding sequence ATGGGGATTCAAACATGCAGTGTTTTAATAATCGTAATTATATTGACGATGATGTTTTCAGCACACATTGCTCAATCAAACAGTATAACAATGTGTGTGAAACATTGTGCACAAAACGAGTGCTTGAAAGCGGCGAAAAAAACTACTCCTGAAATTTGTGATGAAGCTTGCAAGAAAATCTGCAACAATCAATTATTCAGTGATGAAAAGTGGTTTGTTCCTTCTCCAAAGGGAAGCTCACGAATCTGTAGATGGGCGCCTAAGTATTGCCAATTCTGA